The proteins below come from a single Caulobacter segnis ATCC 21756 genomic window:
- a CDS encoding VOC family protein — MISYITIGASDTDRAGAFYDAVLGALGHTRLWRQDHWIGYGPDPEHATILICSPENGLPAKAGNGIMVGLTAQTEAQVDAFHAAALAHGGACAGPPGPRPAYGEGYYLAYVRDPDGNKLSAFFKS, encoded by the coding sequence ATGATCAGCTACATCACGATCGGCGCCAGCGACACCGACCGCGCTGGGGCCTTTTACGACGCCGTTCTAGGCGCGCTGGGACACACGCGGCTTTGGCGACAGGACCATTGGATCGGCTACGGGCCGGATCCGGAGCATGCCACCATCCTGATCTGCAGCCCGGAAAATGGCCTGCCCGCCAAGGCCGGCAACGGGATCATGGTGGGGCTGACCGCCCAAACCGAGGCCCAGGTCGACGCGTTCCACGCCGCCGCCTTGGCCCATGGCGGCGCTTGCGCGGGGCCGCCCGGCCCGCGCCCCGCCTATGGCGAGGGATATTACCTCGCCTACGTCCGCGATCCGGACGGCAACAAGCTGTCGGCGTTCTTCAAATCCTGA
- a CDS encoding EAL domain-containing protein, with the protein MSIDPRRLLGLAFASADLLVELRDGQVRLVLGAAQRIMGRSEAALTGATWSSLFHPDDRPLMDAVLASAEDGQRRGPIVVRLADDETRYVGVILRALPENEGRISCAVTVAQASAPALKPGELQPRESFDDIAKGLFEAARATGMELELAMVEFAGLGAMRDGLSPSEAAELDVRVAGAVRAESHGGSAATQLSQDRFALVRSRDDQSDNMLKRLSRIVSAEATAHVVPLENSAPPSRALRALRYALDDFLRAGLKDGPPANLTDAMNRSVKRTLAQAGALSAVITQRRFNLAFQPVVALATGQAHHHEALVRFEDGASPFAMIRMAEEFDLIEELDKVVVEQVIKRLANDYEGKLKLAVNISGRTIVSETFVDHIDRLLARFDAVKGRLIFEITETSAIDDLPYANQNIQALRSMGSMVCLDDFGAGSASFAYLQQLNLDIVKIDGRYVRELADNSRDGAMVRHLVQMCRDLKIRTVAEMVETPEVEDIVRNAGVDFAQGWLYGKAAEKPAPALRTSAPVRAMARRAGASESWG; encoded by the coding sequence TTGTCGATCGATCCACGTCGCCTCTTGGGCCTTGCGTTCGCCAGCGCCGATCTCCTCGTGGAGCTGCGTGACGGCCAGGTGCGCCTCGTTCTGGGCGCCGCCCAACGGATCATGGGCAGAAGCGAGGCCGCCTTGACGGGCGCGACCTGGAGCAGCCTGTTCCATCCGGATGACCGCCCCTTGATGGACGCCGTGCTGGCGTCCGCTGAAGACGGCCAACGCCGCGGCCCCATTGTCGTACGCCTGGCCGACGATGAAACGCGGTATGTCGGGGTCATTCTCCGCGCCCTCCCCGAGAACGAAGGCCGCATCTCCTGCGCCGTGACCGTCGCCCAGGCGTCCGCCCCGGCGCTGAAGCCGGGCGAGCTTCAGCCGCGCGAGTCGTTCGACGACATCGCCAAGGGCCTGTTCGAAGCCGCCCGCGCCACCGGCATGGAGCTGGAGCTGGCGATGGTGGAGTTCGCCGGGCTCGGGGCCATGCGTGACGGCCTGTCGCCCAGCGAAGCCGCCGAGCTGGATGTTCGGGTCGCGGGCGCTGTGCGCGCGGAGTCCCACGGCGGCTCGGCCGCCACGCAGCTGTCGCAGGACCGTTTCGCCCTGGTGCGCTCGCGCGACGATCAATCTGACAACATGCTCAAACGCCTGAGCCGCATCGTCAGCGCCGAGGCCACCGCCCACGTCGTGCCGCTGGAGAACAGCGCGCCGCCCTCGCGGGCCCTGCGGGCGCTACGCTACGCGCTGGACGACTTCCTGCGCGCAGGGCTGAAGGATGGCCCGCCCGCCAATCTGACCGACGCGATGAACCGCTCGGTCAAGCGCACCCTGGCCCAGGCCGGAGCCCTGAGCGCGGTCATCACCCAAAGGCGCTTCAACCTCGCCTTCCAGCCGGTGGTGGCGCTGGCGACCGGCCAGGCCCACCACCACGAGGCGCTGGTGCGGTTCGAGGACGGCGCCAGTCCCTTCGCCATGATCCGCATGGCCGAGGAGTTCGACCTGATCGAGGAACTCGACAAGGTCGTGGTGGAACAGGTGATCAAGCGCCTGGCCAACGACTACGAAGGCAAGCTGAAGCTGGCGGTGAACATTTCGGGCCGCACGATCGTCAGCGAGACCTTCGTCGACCACATCGACCGCCTGCTGGCCCGCTTCGACGCGGTCAAGGGCCGCCTGATCTTCGAGATCACCGAGACCTCGGCGATCGACGATCTGCCCTACGCCAACCAGAACATCCAGGCGCTGCGGTCCATGGGCTCGATGGTCTGTCTGGACGACTTCGGCGCCGGTTCGGCCTCGTTCGCCTATCTGCAGCAGCTGAACCTGGACATCGTGAAGATCGACGGCCGCTATGTCCGCGAACTGGCCGACAACAGCCGCGACGGGGCCATGGTCCGCCATCTCGTGCAGATGTGCCGGGATCTGAAAATCCGCACCGTGGCCGAGATGGTCGAGACGCCGGAAGTCGAGGACATCGTTCGCAACGCCGGCGTCGACTTCGCTCAAGGCTGGCTCTACGGCAAGGCCGCCGAGAAGCCCGCTCCGGCCTTGCGGACCAGCGCGCCGGTGCGCGCCATGGCGCGACGCGCCGGCGCGTCGGAGAGCTGGGGGTAG
- a CDS encoding TonB-dependent siderophore receptor, with translation MSPTFRALLLGGAALACVGVSSFALAEEVGLDAADTNQVDRVVITGARTRTSAVAGLDMSLRETPQSVTLINQDRIKDFALTDVNQLLAQITGVNVERVETDRTYYNSRGFDITNFQVDGIGLPLIWGIQFGDLDTVLFERAEAVRGANSMMTGAGNPSATINYVRKRPTNTFQASGALQYGSWNDYRLEADVSGPLNASGTLAGRVIYANEDKDSYLDHYGVNRNVYGALLAWDATPKLTATVGWSMQDNRARGNNWGALPLTYSDGTRINYPRSASTSADWTHWNVKDQTGFGELAWRLDNGWQIKTIGTLKRFEENAKLLYAYGAPDKTTGLGVQGMAGVYPSIYESAILDAYAAGPFQLFGRTHQLVVGGQVSRSHGHEYEAFSDETIVYGPVGTWAGVQPAEPTFPDAYLAADQVDRQARFYAATHLSLSDKLKAVVGFNALKLKSKGFSYGVDARRDEEKVSPYVGAVYDLNQNVSLYASYTDIFNPQSEVDVNHETLAAAHGKAYEAGVKSEWFDGRLYVTGAVFTSRQANLAEYAGTFTDTLQSYYAGVDTKAKGYELEAVGAINAQWRVSLGWTDLSIKDGDGNKARTYLPRKTLKASTTYTIPSVRNLTLGAQLRWQDDIQSQDVALLEQKAYAVLDLMAGIDVTEKVRATLNVKNATDKTYLTSLMWAQSYYAAPRSVSVRLDYAF, from the coding sequence ATGTCGCCGACTTTCCGCGCCCTCTTGCTCGGCGGGGCCGCGCTGGCCTGCGTCGGCGTTTCGAGCTTCGCGCTCGCCGAGGAAGTCGGATTGGACGCCGCGGACACCAATCAGGTCGACCGGGTTGTGATCACCGGCGCGCGCACGCGCACGTCGGCCGTCGCGGGTCTGGATATGAGCCTGCGTGAAACCCCTCAGTCCGTGACCTTGATCAATCAGGACCGGATCAAGGACTTCGCCTTGACCGACGTGAACCAACTGCTGGCCCAGATCACCGGGGTGAATGTCGAACGGGTCGAGACAGATCGCACCTATTACAACTCGCGCGGCTTCGACATCACCAACTTCCAGGTCGACGGCATCGGCCTGCCGCTGATCTGGGGCATTCAGTTCGGCGATCTCGACACGGTGCTGTTCGAGCGGGCCGAGGCCGTACGCGGCGCCAACAGCATGATGACCGGCGCCGGTAACCCGTCGGCGACCATCAACTACGTCCGCAAGCGCCCGACCAACACCTTCCAGGCCAGCGGCGCGCTGCAGTACGGCTCCTGGAACGACTACCGGCTCGAGGCCGATGTGTCGGGCCCGTTGAACGCCTCGGGCACGCTCGCTGGCCGCGTGATCTACGCCAATGAGGACAAGGACAGCTATCTCGACCACTACGGCGTCAACCGGAACGTCTATGGCGCCCTGCTGGCCTGGGACGCCACGCCGAAGCTCACGGCCACCGTCGGCTGGTCGATGCAGGACAACCGCGCGCGCGGCAACAACTGGGGCGCCCTGCCCCTGACCTACAGCGACGGAACGCGGATCAACTACCCGCGCTCGGCCTCGACCTCGGCCGACTGGACGCACTGGAACGTCAAGGACCAGACCGGCTTTGGCGAGTTGGCCTGGCGCCTCGACAACGGCTGGCAGATCAAGACGATCGGCACGCTCAAGCGCTTCGAGGAAAACGCCAAGCTGCTCTACGCCTACGGCGCGCCGGACAAGACCACGGGGCTCGGCGTGCAGGGCATGGCCGGCGTCTACCCGTCGATCTACGAAAGCGCCATCCTCGACGCCTACGCCGCGGGCCCCTTCCAGCTGTTCGGGCGCACGCACCAGTTGGTGGTCGGCGGCCAGGTCTCACGCTCGCACGGGCATGAGTACGAAGCCTTCTCGGATGAGACGATCGTCTATGGGCCGGTCGGGACCTGGGCGGGCGTGCAGCCCGCCGAACCGACCTTCCCCGACGCCTATCTCGCCGCCGACCAGGTGGACCGCCAGGCCCGCTTCTACGCCGCGACGCATCTCAGCCTCAGCGACAAGCTGAAGGCGGTCGTGGGCTTCAATGCGCTGAAGCTGAAATCGAAGGGCTTCTCGTACGGCGTCGATGCGCGGCGGGATGAGGAGAAGGTCAGCCCCTATGTCGGGGCGGTCTACGATCTGAACCAGAACGTCTCGCTGTACGCCAGCTACACCGACATCTTCAATCCGCAGTCGGAAGTCGACGTCAACCACGAGACCTTGGCCGCCGCGCACGGCAAGGCCTACGAGGCCGGGGTGAAAAGCGAGTGGTTCGACGGCCGGCTGTATGTGACCGGCGCGGTCTTCACGTCCCGCCAGGCCAACCTCGCCGAATACGCCGGCACCTTCACCGACACGCTGCAGAGCTACTACGCCGGGGTCGACACCAAGGCGAAAGGCTATGAGCTGGAGGCCGTCGGCGCGATCAACGCCCAATGGCGCGTCAGCCTCGGCTGGACGGACCTGTCGATCAAGGACGGCGACGGAAACAAGGCCCGCACCTACCTGCCGCGCAAGACACTGAAAGCCTCGACGACCTACACCATCCCGTCGGTTCGCAACCTGACCCTGGGCGCCCAGCTTCGCTGGCAGGACGACATCCAGAGCCAGGACGTCGCTCTGCTCGAGCAGAAGGCCTATGCCGTGCTCGACCTGATGGCCGGGATCGACGTGACCGAAAAGGTGCGCGCGACGCTCAACGTCAAGAACGCCACTGACAAGACCTATCTGACCAGCCTGATGTGGGCCCAGTCCTACTACGCCGCGCCGCGCAGCGTGTCCGTCCGACTGGACTACGCGTTCTAG
- a CDS encoding PepSY-associated TM helix domain-containing protein, with translation MDARTPPKLASKTGRTLFRPAVRPFLGFLHRWGGLAIAGFLFISGVTGAIISWDHELDDLLNPHLTHARTAGPSLPPLELAKRIEARDPRVQVTYIPLTPEPGEAYAFGVEPKRNPATGKLFEPGYNQVFVDPATGDEQGRRQWGAAWPITSETLVSFLYVLHYSLHIPAMWGIDRWGVWLMGVIAVIWTLDCFVGFYLTLPSRASVKSGKSFWSRWKPAWQIKTKASAYRINFDIHRAFGLWLWGVLFTVAFTAFSLNLYSEVFYPVLSKVSKTTPGPFELRAPAPLDQPIIAQRGYAEIIETAKAEARSRGWSTPAGGAFYSPAYGIYGVGFFEPGGDHGAAGVGPPYLYYDGQTGQFAGQRLPWVGTAADIFVQAQFPLHSGRILGLPGRILISFTGLVVAALSVTGVVIWWKKRKARVGRTRR, from the coding sequence ATGGACGCGCGGACCCCACCTAAGCTCGCCAGCAAGACCGGTCGGACGCTGTTCCGACCGGCTGTGCGGCCATTCCTGGGCTTCCTGCATCGGTGGGGCGGCCTGGCCATCGCCGGGTTTCTGTTCATCTCGGGCGTGACGGGGGCGATCATCTCGTGGGACCACGAGCTGGATGACTTGCTCAATCCGCACCTGACCCACGCGCGCACGGCGGGCCCCAGCCTGCCGCCGCTGGAGCTGGCCAAGCGGATCGAGGCGCGAGACCCACGTGTCCAGGTCACCTACATCCCCCTGACGCCCGAGCCGGGCGAGGCCTACGCCTTCGGCGTCGAGCCCAAGCGAAACCCCGCCACCGGCAAGCTGTTCGAGCCGGGCTACAATCAAGTCTTCGTCGATCCGGCCACCGGCGACGAGCAGGGCCGTCGCCAGTGGGGCGCTGCCTGGCCGATCACCAGCGAGACGCTGGTCTCGTTCCTCTACGTGCTGCACTACAGCCTGCACATCCCGGCCATGTGGGGGATCGACCGCTGGGGCGTCTGGCTGATGGGCGTCATCGCCGTCATCTGGACGCTGGACTGCTTCGTCGGCTTCTATCTGACCCTGCCCTCCCGCGCATCGGTCAAGAGCGGCAAGAGCTTCTGGAGCCGCTGGAAGCCGGCCTGGCAGATCAAGACCAAGGCCAGCGCCTATCGGATCAATTTCGACATCCACCGCGCCTTCGGCCTGTGGCTGTGGGGCGTGCTGTTCACGGTGGCCTTCACCGCCTTCTCGCTGAATCTCTACAGCGAGGTGTTCTACCCGGTCTTGTCCAAGGTCTCGAAGACCACGCCGGGTCCGTTCGAGCTGCGCGCGCCGGCGCCGCTGGACCAGCCGATCATCGCCCAGCGCGGCTATGCCGAGATCATCGAAACGGCCAAGGCGGAGGCCAGGTCGCGCGGCTGGAGCACGCCGGCGGGCGGGGCCTTCTATTCCCCGGCCTATGGGATCTACGGAGTCGGTTTCTTCGAGCCCGGCGGGGATCATGGCGCGGCCGGCGTCGGCCCGCCCTATCTCTACTATGATGGCCAGACGGGCCAGTTCGCGGGTCAGCGTCTGCCGTGGGTCGGGACCGCCGCCGACATCTTCGTCCAGGCCCAGTTCCCACTGCACTCGGGCCGCATCCTGGGCCTGCCCGGGCGGATTCTGATCTCGTTCACGGGCCTCGTCGTCGCCGCGCTCAGCGTCACGGGCGTCGTGATCTGGTGGAAGAAGCGCAAGGCGCGCGTGGGTCGGACGCGCCGCTGA
- a CDS encoding AEC family transporter translates to MIAIVTDVLVRVWPFFLLVGAGLALTRLRLLDAHQARGLSIYVYWIGFPALLIHSLSRVGRPTPELAAGLAACAVAGLAVIATVVILGRTLRWTKAEQAGAAITSGVGNSAFLTLPITAAVMGAETARLVAGVVAVDFVILSAAGVGLLGWAAGRSVWRSILQAFRNPVVAAALAGAALALLDLKPPEALDRALGLAAASGSPVGLVALGAALGLREAEGEAAPHNVPIATAAVAKLALFPLLAWFAIGLTSAPPAFRAGATLLAAAPTAVSAFIQTRAYDVFARGAARIVALTTAAALLTLAIAVLLLVPTATP, encoded by the coding sequence TTGATCGCTATTGTTACGGACGTTCTGGTTCGGGTCTGGCCCTTCTTCCTGCTGGTCGGGGCGGGACTGGCGCTGACCCGTCTGCGCCTGCTGGACGCTCACCAGGCGCGAGGGCTGTCGATCTATGTGTACTGGATCGGCTTTCCCGCCCTGCTGATCCACTCCTTGTCGCGCGTGGGCCGTCCGACGCCAGAGCTCGCCGCCGGTTTGGCGGCCTGTGCCGTCGCCGGCCTCGCGGTCATTGCGACGGTCGTCATCCTGGGCCGAACGCTGAGATGGACGAAGGCCGAACAGGCCGGCGCGGCGATCACCAGCGGGGTCGGCAACAGCGCGTTCCTGACCTTGCCGATCACCGCGGCCGTCATGGGCGCCGAGACCGCACGTCTGGTGGCCGGCGTGGTCGCGGTGGACTTCGTGATCCTCTCGGCCGCGGGTGTAGGGTTGCTGGGCTGGGCCGCCGGACGGTCGGTGTGGCGCTCGATCTTGCAAGCGTTCCGCAATCCCGTCGTCGCGGCCGCCCTGGCCGGAGCCGCCCTGGCCCTGCTCGACCTGAAGCCCCCCGAGGCGCTGGACCGCGCCCTTGGGTTGGCCGCCGCGTCGGGCAGCCCCGTCGGCCTCGTCGCGCTCGGCGCGGCGCTGGGCCTTCGCGAAGCCGAGGGCGAAGCCGCGCCGCACAACGTCCCAATCGCCACGGCGGCGGTCGCCAAGCTCGCCCTGTTTCCGCTTCTGGCCTGGTTCGCCATCGGCCTGACGTCCGCGCCGCCGGCCTTCCGCGCCGGGGCGACCTTGCTGGCGGCCGCGCCTACGGCGGTCAGCGCCTTCATCCAGACCCGCGCCTATGACGTTTTCGCGCGCGGCGCGGCGCGCATCGTTGCCCTGACCACCGCCGCCGCGCTCCTGACCCTCGCCATCGCGGTGTTGCTGCTGGTTCCAACCGCAACGCCTTAA
- a CDS encoding lysozyme inhibitor LprI family protein: MAALLFALALASAPKPPCPDARTTVEVNECLNETLRGFDGEMKRYYEAAVKRLATEQRPPADDALSGLVRAQEAWRAYSDAECGAVYDYWREGTIRTSFELQCSIRQTRLRTFSLWRDWLTYPDSTPPILPRPDFTDLVSEGDR, translated from the coding sequence TTGGCTGCTCTGCTTTTCGCCTTGGCGCTCGCGAGCGCGCCAAAGCCTCCGTGTCCGGACGCCAGGACCACGGTCGAGGTCAACGAATGTCTGAACGAAACGCTCAGGGGGTTCGACGGCGAAATGAAGCGCTATTACGAAGCGGCGGTGAAACGGTTAGCGACCGAACAGCGCCCGCCCGCCGATGACGCCCTTTCCGGCCTAGTTCGCGCGCAGGAGGCCTGGCGGGCCTACAGCGACGCCGAATGTGGCGCCGTCTACGACTATTGGCGGGAAGGGACCATCCGAACCAGCTTCGAGCTGCAATGCAGCATCCGCCAGACGCGCTTGCGGACCTTTTCGCTGTGGCGAGACTGGCTGACCTATCCCGACAGCACGCCCCCGATCTTGCCTCGCCCGGATTTCACCGATCTCGTGTCCGAGGGGGATCGCTGA
- the recA gene encoding recombinase RecA, producing MTSQAALKLVAKEEGDKQRALEAALAQIDRAFGKGSVMKLGEKGKVEMESVSTGSLGLDIALGIGGLPKGRIIEVYGPESSGKTTLALHVVAEVQKAGGTAAFVDAEHALDPSYAHKLGVNLDSLLVSQPDNGEQALEITDTLVRSGAVDIVVIDSVAALTPKAEIEGEMGDSLPGLQARLMSQALRKLTASINKANTIVIFINQIRHKIGVMYGSPETTTGGNALKFYASVRLDIRRTGSVKVRDEIIGNNVRVKVVKNKVAPPFREVEFDIMYGEGISKLGEVIDLGVKAGIIEKAGSWFSYGSQRIGQGRDNVREFLKNNPDIASSIEAAVRKSSQKIEEELLVGGPEEGDEE from the coding sequence ATGACCAGTCAGGCGGCTTTGAAACTCGTGGCCAAGGAAGAAGGCGATAAGCAACGCGCGCTAGAGGCGGCTCTCGCCCAGATCGACCGCGCGTTCGGCAAGGGCTCGGTGATGAAGCTGGGCGAAAAGGGCAAGGTCGAGATGGAGTCTGTCTCCACCGGCTCGCTCGGCCTGGACATCGCGCTCGGCATTGGCGGCCTGCCCAAGGGGCGGATCATCGAGGTCTATGGCCCGGAAAGCTCGGGCAAGACCACCCTGGCCCTGCACGTCGTGGCCGAGGTCCAGAAGGCCGGCGGCACCGCCGCCTTCGTCGACGCCGAGCACGCGCTGGACCCGTCCTATGCGCACAAGCTTGGCGTCAACCTCGATAGCCTGCTGGTGTCGCAGCCCGACAACGGCGAGCAGGCGCTGGAGATCACCGATACCCTGGTGCGTTCGGGCGCTGTCGACATCGTCGTGATCGACTCGGTGGCGGCCTTGACGCCGAAGGCCGAAATCGAAGGCGAGATGGGCGACAGCCTGCCGGGCCTTCAGGCGCGTTTGATGAGCCAGGCGCTGCGCAAGCTGACCGCCTCGATCAACAAGGCCAACACCATCGTCATCTTCATCAACCAGATCCGTCACAAGATCGGGGTGATGTACGGCAGCCCGGAGACGACCACGGGCGGCAACGCGCTGAAGTTCTACGCCTCGGTGCGCCTGGACATCCGCCGCACTGGCTCGGTGAAGGTCCGGGACGAGATCATCGGCAACAACGTCCGCGTGAAGGTCGTCAAGAACAAGGTGGCCCCGCCGTTCCGCGAGGTCGAGTTCGACATCATGTACGGCGAGGGCATCTCCAAGCTGGGCGAGGTGATCGACCTGGGCGTCAAGGCCGGCATCATCGAGAAGGCCGGCTCATGGTTCTCGTACGGCAGCCAGCGCATCGGCCAGGGCCGCGACAACGTCCGCGAGTTCCTGAAGAACAATCCGGACATCGCCAGCAGCATCGAGGCGGCGGTCCGCAAATCGTCGCAGAAGATCGAGGAAGAGCTTCTGGTCGGCGGCCCTGAGGAGGGCGACGAGGAATAG
- the alaS gene encoding alanine--tRNA ligase, with protein sequence MPSLNEIRSTFLDYFGKADHAVVPSAPLVPQNDPTLLFVNAGMVPFKNVFTGAETPAHPRAASSQKCVRAGGKHNDLDNVGYTARHHTFFEMLGNFSFGDYFKEQAIHHAWTLLTGEFKLPKEKLLVTVYHTDDEAADLWKKIAGLSDDRIIRIPTSDNFWSMGDTGPCGPCSEIFYDHGPSIAGGPPGSPDEDGDRFIEIWNLVFMQFEQLAGGDRVSLPKPSIDTGMGLERVAAVLQGVHNNYDVDLFKALIAASVELTGVKAEGDQAPSHRVIADHLRSSSFLLADGVSPSNEGRGYVLRRIMRRAMRHAYLLGAQEPLMHRLAPTLVAEMGQAYPELRRAEASIVETLRQEEERFRTTLGRGMGLLDEATANLSAGGVLDGETAFKLYDTYGFPLDLTQDAVRAKGLTVDTDGFDAAMQKQREMARANWAGSGQQGAAAAWFAIKEKNGATDFVGYETTETTGVVQAIVVDGAEVQSATGGTTVEVLLDRTSFYAESGGQAGDQGALEANGRENRVIDTQKQAGELHVHRVELSGELKVGDKVVVSVDADRRQTTRSNHSAAHLVHAALHHVLGPHVAQKGQMVDGERMRFDFSHGGPLTPEELDKIEAEVNAVIRQNVPAETKEMAPQEAIEAGAVALFGEKYGDSVRVLTLGKSLTDESKAYSVELCGGTHVSRTGDIALFKIVSEQGVAAGVRRIEALTGEAARRFLLDQAGVAKSLADQFKTPVAEVAQRVDALIADRKRLEKELAEAKKQLALGGGGAASGPEDVNGVALIARVLDGVGGKELRGVAEEFKKQLTSGVVALVGTSDGKAAVTVAVTADLTGKFSAADLAKAAVIAMGGQGAGGKADFAQGGAPDDSKADEGLAAVKAALAG encoded by the coding sequence ATGCCCAGCTTGAACGAGATCCGCAGCACCTTCCTCGACTACTTCGGCAAGGCCGACCACGCCGTGGTCCCGTCCGCGCCGCTGGTGCCGCAGAACGATCCGACTCTGCTGTTCGTCAACGCCGGCATGGTGCCGTTCAAGAACGTGTTCACCGGCGCCGAGACCCCGGCCCATCCGCGCGCGGCCAGCTCGCAAAAGTGCGTCCGCGCCGGCGGCAAGCACAACGACCTCGACAACGTCGGCTACACCGCCCGCCACCACACCTTCTTCGAGATGCTGGGCAACTTCTCGTTCGGCGACTACTTCAAGGAACAGGCGATCCACCACGCCTGGACCCTGCTGACCGGCGAGTTCAAGCTGCCGAAGGAAAAGCTGCTGGTCACGGTCTACCACACCGATGACGAGGCGGCGGACCTGTGGAAGAAGATCGCCGGTCTGTCCGACGATCGCATCATCCGGATTCCGACCAGCGACAACTTCTGGTCCATGGGCGACACCGGCCCCTGCGGCCCGTGCTCGGAAATCTTCTACGACCATGGCCCCTCGATCGCCGGCGGCCCTCCGGGCAGCCCCGATGAAGACGGCGACCGCTTCATCGAGATCTGGAACCTCGTGTTCATGCAGTTCGAGCAGCTGGCCGGCGGCGATCGCGTGTCGCTGCCCAAGCCCTCGATCGACACTGGCATGGGCCTGGAGCGGGTCGCGGCCGTGCTGCAGGGCGTGCACAACAACTACGACGTGGACCTGTTCAAGGCCCTGATCGCCGCCAGCGTCGAGCTGACGGGCGTCAAGGCCGAGGGAGACCAGGCTCCGTCGCACCGCGTGATCGCCGACCACCTGCGCTCGTCCTCGTTCCTGCTGGCCGATGGCGTCTCGCCCTCGAACGAAGGTCGCGGTTACGTGCTGCGCCGGATCATGCGCCGCGCGATGCGCCACGCCTACCTGCTGGGCGCGCAGGAGCCCCTGATGCACCGCTTGGCCCCGACCCTGGTCGCCGAGATGGGGCAGGCCTATCCGGAACTGCGCCGCGCCGAGGCCTCGATCGTCGAGACCCTGCGCCAGGAGGAAGAGCGCTTCCGCACGACGCTCGGCCGCGGCATGGGTCTGCTGGACGAGGCGACCGCCAACCTTTCGGCGGGTGGCGTGCTGGACGGCGAGACCGCCTTCAAGCTCTACGACACCTACGGCTTCCCGCTGGACCTGACCCAGGACGCCGTCCGCGCCAAGGGCCTGACCGTCGACACCGACGGCTTCGACGCCGCCATGCAGAAGCAGCGCGAGATGGCGCGCGCCAACTGGGCGGGCTCGGGCCAGCAGGGGGCGGCCGCCGCTTGGTTCGCGATCAAGGAAAAGAACGGCGCCACGGACTTTGTCGGCTACGAGACCACCGAGACCACCGGCGTGGTCCAGGCGATCGTCGTGGACGGCGCCGAGGTCCAAAGCGCGACCGGCGGTACGACCGTCGAGGTCCTGCTGGACCGCACCAGCTTCTACGCCGAAAGCGGCGGCCAGGCCGGCGACCAGGGCGCGCTTGAGGCCAACGGCCGCGAGAACCGCGTCATCGACACCCAGAAGCAGGCCGGCGAGCTGCACGTTCACCGCGTCGAGCTGTCGGGCGAGCTGAAGGTCGGCGACAAGGTCGTGGTCTCGGTCGACGCCGATCGCCGTCAAACGACCCGCTCCAACCACTCGGCCGCGCACTTGGTCCACGCCGCCCTGCACCATGTGCTGGGCCCGCACGTCGCCCAGAAGGGCCAGATGGTCGACGGCGAGCGCATGCGTTTCGACTTCAGCCACGGCGGCCCGCTGACGCCGGAAGAGCTCGACAAGATCGAGGCCGAGGTCAATGCGGTGATCCGCCAGAACGTCCCGGCCGAGACCAAGGAAATGGCCCCGCAGGAGGCCATCGAGGCCGGCGCGGTGGCGCTGTTCGGCGAAAAGTACGGCGATAGCGTCCGCGTGCTGACCCTGGGCAAGTCGCTGACCGACGAGTCCAAGGCCTATTCGGTCGAGCTGTGCGGCGGCACCCACGTGTCCCGCACCGGTGACATCGCTCTGTTCAAGATCGTCTCGGAGCAGGGCGTCGCCGCCGGCGTGCGCCGTATCGAGGCCCTGACCGGCGAAGCGGCCCGTCGCTTCCTGCTGGATCAGGCGGGTGTCGCCAAGTCGCTGGCCGACCAGTTCAAGACCCCGGTCGCCGAGGTGGCCCAGCGCGTCGACGCCCTGATCGCCGACCGCAAGCGGCTCGAGAAGGAACTGGCCGAGGCCAAGAAGCAGCTCGCCCTGGGCGGCGGCGGCGCGGCCTCGGGTCCCGAGGACGTCAATGGCGTGGCCCTGATCGCTCGCGTCTTGGACGGCGTCGGCGGCAAGGAGCTGCGCGGCGTGGCCGAGGAGTTCAAGAAGCAGCTGACCTCGGGCGTCGTCGCCCTGGTCGGCACCTCCGACGGCAAGGCCGCCGTGACGGTGGCCGTCACCGCCGACCTGACCGGCAAGTTCAGCGCCGCCGATCTGGCCAAGGCCGCCGTGATCGCCATGGGCGGCCAGGGCGCCGGCGGCAAGGCCGACTTCGCCCAAGGCGGCGCGCCCGACGACAGCAAGGCTGATGAAGGCCTCGCGGCCGTCAAGGCGGCGCTGGCCGGCTGA